One Mesorhizobium loti genomic window carries:
- a CDS encoding mercuric reductase, which produces MSRERTKAAAFPVDRNDVDLVRAAHPPHWKNPTPDGQYNLVVIGAGPAGLTAARDAASLGAKVALIERGLIGGACINVGGIPSKSIIRTARLYADMRDAENFGGDTPTRLPVDFERAMMRMRQIRQRLSRADSAAVIASEGIDLYFGEARFGGPDTVDVAGKTLRFTKALVATGAHPSGPAIPGLAEAGYLDNESMFNLTKCPERLLVIGGGPLGCETAQAFCLLGSKVILAQSDPMFLPGEERDAAQILSDALAREGIEVRLNTEVVAVRREGGKKFADLLRDGDTTTISVDEIITGVGRSPNVRGLGLEEAGVAYDANGIKVDDHLRTTNPHIYAAGDVCLEYKFTHTAEATARIVVRNALFRGRERLSDLVVPWCTYTDPEIAHVGLYPIEARRNGIPVKTYTVLMHDVARAVMDGEEEGFVKIHVREGSDRILGATVVAAHAGEMINAVTLAIRSGMGLHALADVIHPFPTQAQGIKMAGDAYRRTRFTSLRRRLAARWLAWSRR; this is translated from the coding sequence ATGTCGCGTGAACGGACAAAGGCCGCCGCTTTCCCTGTCGACCGCAACGACGTCGACCTGGTCCGGGCCGCGCATCCGCCGCATTGGAAGAACCCGACCCCCGACGGCCAGTACAATCTCGTCGTCATCGGCGCCGGGCCGGCCGGGCTGACCGCGGCGCGTGACGCCGCGAGCCTTGGCGCCAAAGTCGCGCTGATCGAGCGCGGGCTGATCGGCGGCGCCTGCATCAATGTCGGCGGCATCCCGTCGAAGTCGATCATCCGCACGGCCAGGCTCTATGCCGACATGCGCGATGCCGAGAATTTCGGCGGCGACACGCCGACGCGTCTTCCTGTCGACTTCGAGCGGGCGATGATGCGGATGCGGCAGATCCGGCAGCGGCTCAGCCGCGCCGATTCGGCCGCGGTGATCGCTTCAGAAGGCATCGACCTCTATTTCGGCGAAGCGCGCTTTGGTGGGCCGGACACGGTTGATGTCGCCGGCAAGACGCTGCGGTTCACGAAGGCACTGGTCGCGACCGGTGCGCATCCGAGCGGGCCGGCGATCCCTGGACTTGCCGAGGCCGGCTATCTCGACAATGAGAGCATGTTCAACCTCACAAAATGTCCTGAGCGGCTGCTGGTCATCGGCGGCGGGCCGCTTGGCTGCGAGACGGCGCAGGCCTTCTGCCTGCTCGGGTCGAAGGTCATCCTGGCGCAGAGCGATCCGATGTTCCTGCCCGGCGAGGAACGTGACGCCGCGCAGATCCTTTCGGACGCGCTGGCACGCGAAGGGATCGAGGTGCGCCTGAACACCGAAGTGGTGGCGGTGCGCAGGGAAGGCGGCAAGAAGTTCGCCGACCTTTTGCGGGACGGCGACACGACGACGATCTCTGTCGACGAGATCATCACCGGCGTCGGCCGTTCGCCCAATGTCAGGGGTCTCGGCCTGGAAGAGGCCGGGGTGGCGTATGATGCCAACGGCATCAAGGTGGACGATCACCTGAGAACCACAAATCCGCACATCTACGCGGCGGGCGATGTGTGCCTGGAGTACAAGTTCACCCATACCGCCGAAGCGACGGCACGCATCGTCGTGCGCAATGCCCTGTTTCGCGGCCGCGAAAGGCTCAGCGACCTCGTCGTTCCCTGGTGCACCTATACCGATCCGGAGATCGCGCATGTCGGGCTCTATCCGATCGAGGCACGGCGGAACGGCATCCCGGTCAAGACCTATACGGTGCTGATGCATGATGTCGCCCGCGCCGTGATGGACGGCGAGGAGGAAGGGTTCGTCAAGATCCATGTCCGGGAGGGATCCGACCGCATCCTGGGGGCGACGGTCGTCGCCGCCCATGCCGGCGAGATGATCAATGCGGTGACGCTCGCCATAAGGTCGGGCATGGGATTGCATGCCCTGGCCGATGTCATCCATCCCTTTCCGACGCAGGCACAAGGCATCAAGATGGCGGGAGACGCCTACAGGCGAACCCGGTTCACCTCCTTGCGCCGGCGTCTGGCGGCGCGCTGGCTGGCCTGGTCGAGGCGATGA
- a CDS encoding short-chain dehydrogenase/reductase SDR yields MPMNFAGRFASRSAVITGGASGIGMAVAQRIVEEGGRVSVWDRDPAQIEQAKAVIPGLHGVAIDVADAAGVQGAAVRTIEALGGVDILVTSAAITGPNMTTWAYSVEDWQKVIDININGVFYCNKALVPHMLERNYGRIVNIASIAGKEGNPNASAYSTSKAAVIGLTKSLGKELAKTKVTVNCVTPAAVRTAIFKQMKQEHIDFMLSKIPMARFGEVEEVAALICWIASEECSFTTAAVFDVSGGRATY; encoded by the coding sequence ATGCCGATGAACTTCGCGGGACGCTTCGCCAGCCGATCGGCGGTCATCACCGGCGGGGCCTCGGGTATCGGCATGGCGGTTGCGCAAAGGATCGTCGAGGAAGGCGGGCGCGTCAGCGTCTGGGATCGCGATCCGGCCCAGATCGAACAGGCGAAGGCTGTCATCCCTGGCCTGCACGGTGTTGCCATTGACGTCGCCGACGCCGCCGGCGTTCAAGGCGCCGCCGTACGAACGATTGAAGCGCTTGGCGGTGTCGACATCCTGGTCACAAGCGCTGCGATCACCGGACCGAACATGACGACCTGGGCCTATTCGGTCGAGGATTGGCAAAAGGTCATCGACATCAACATCAACGGCGTCTTCTACTGCAACAAGGCGCTGGTGCCGCACATGCTGGAACGCAACTACGGCCGCATCGTCAATATCGCCTCGATCGCCGGCAAGGAAGGCAATCCCAATGCTTCCGCCTACAGCACGTCCAAGGCCGCGGTGATCGGCCTGACCAAGTCGCTCGGCAAGGAACTGGCCAAGACCAAGGTGACGGTGAATTGCGTGACGCCGGCGGCCGTGCGCACGGCGATCTTCAAGCAGATGAAACAGGAGCACATCGACTTCATGCTGTCCAAGATTCCGATGGCGCGCTTTGGCGAAGTCGAGGAAGTGGCGGCGCTGATCTGCTGGATCGCCTCGGAAGAATGCTCGTTCACGACCGCCGCCGTCTTCGACGTTTCCGGCGGCCGCGCCACTTATTGA
- a CDS encoding CopG/Arc/MetJ family addiction module antidote protein — translation MAATEKRTFSLPTEQAAFIDRLVESGTYATSSEVIRAGLRALQERDAAVERWLREEVVPTYDRWKADPNGISREEMAERARKRHQARLQRDA, via the coding sequence ATGGCCGCCACCGAAAAACGCACCTTCAGCCTGCCAACGGAGCAGGCTGCCTTCATCGATCGTCTGGTTGAATCAGGTACCTATGCGACGAGCAGCGAAGTGATCCGCGCCGGGCTTCGCGCCCTGCAAGAGCGCGACGCGGCCGTCGAGCGTTGGTTACGCGAGGAGGTCGTGCCGACCTATGACAGATGGAAGGCGGACCCTAACGGTATCTCGCGAGAAGAAATGGCAGAGCGGGCGCGCAAGCGTCACCAAGCGCGTTTGCAGAGGGATGCGTGA
- a CDS encoding transcriptional regulator produces the protein MRMSNIWAPLAKAIAATGTDRHVDCLIDLIGADIAHDLVTVTRYSATKTPEFVKHRRFSDEMVRRYLDNYYVFDPFYASWRRERRLGILPLKGLADEEAKRGQYIAGFLAQSEICDEVGIMLADGGDWCLGIFLDRSTSSFKDSEIALLDERLPVFEALHALDIKARGREFFRTSAPTGPGASPRQEPTIPMSLWPELSLRERELVQLILAGHPTANIAERLGITVGTVKNHRRRIYEKLDITTERELFLQFFQHRVDG, from the coding sequence ATGCGCATGAGCAATATCTGGGCGCCGCTCGCCAAAGCGATCGCGGCCACCGGCACCGACCGGCATGTCGACTGCCTGATCGACCTGATCGGCGCCGACATTGCGCATGATCTGGTGACGGTCACCCGGTATTCTGCGACCAAGACGCCCGAATTCGTCAAGCACCGGCGCTTCTCGGACGAGATGGTGCGACGCTATCTCGACAATTACTATGTCTTCGACCCGTTCTATGCCTCGTGGCGGCGCGAGCGCAGGCTGGGCATCCTGCCACTCAAGGGACTGGCGGACGAAGAAGCCAAACGCGGCCAGTACATAGCCGGCTTCCTGGCGCAGTCGGAAATCTGCGACGAGGTCGGCATCATGCTGGCCGATGGCGGCGATTGGTGCCTGGGCATCTTCCTCGACCGCTCGACCAGTTCGTTCAAGGACAGCGAGATCGCTCTCTTGGACGAGCGCCTACCGGTGTTCGAGGCGCTGCACGCGCTGGACATCAAGGCACGCGGACGCGAGTTCTTCCGCACCTCGGCGCCGACTGGCCCCGGCGCCTCGCCGCGGCAGGAACCCACCATCCCTATGAGCCTGTGGCCGGAACTGTCGCTGCGCGAGCGGGAACTCGTCCAGTTGATCCTCGCCGGCCATCCGACCGCCAACATCGCCGAGCGTCTCGGCATCACGGTCGGCACCGTCAAAAACCATCGCCGGCGCATCTATGAGAAGCTCGACATCACCACCGAGCGGGAGCTGTTTTTGCAGTTTTTTCAGCATCGGGTGGATGGATAA
- a CDS encoding hydantoin utilization protein A produces the protein MDQITTNPIVIGIDAGGTMTDTILVDQDGHFKIGKSATTPKNEAEGFLASAEDAADAWGISLEQLFSGVNVVLYSGTGMLNTLLSRTGRRLGLITTKGLEDMILMGRGLQAWADYSYADRLHAVTHQHPNPLVPRRRTHGVTERIDQFGDIILPLYEHEVATAARKLIADKVEGICIMTIFSHVNPVHEKRIAEICREEIAKAGADILVYTSHEVRPVIREQSRLNSVLIEAYATSRGRKQLKGIEDVAKKYGFKYGVQTLLSFGGLTSINHPRLHETMISGPIGGILGAAYVGKLIGNDSLICSDMGGTSFDMGVITRGQTRIENEPLMDRFKLNVPTLHLDTIGAGAGMILKVDPLTKKVSLGPESAGSDPGPICFAKGGTEPTIADCDAILGRLNPHYFLGGKVVLQVEKARAAFEEKCSRLLGVGVEEAAEGMIDMLEADANNALRRVISGQGIHPSEFTLLSYGGSGPLHLAGCSRGIGFKDIITFQFAAAFSAFGCTTADFMRRHSVSTQHDIGARAGDDELLAFGKKVTNVWDDLTKAAVDEMIEDGHAREKIKTVPFLMMRYTGQLEDVEVMAPLSAIQSPDDMRKVIDEFEAVYAKVNHRVSRYGEAGFSITELGLIATADKVKPVLLKRPLGKSDPASAHKGVRDAYIGGRWHKANLYEMDLLQPGHEVIGPAIIEHPATTLVVHPQDRVHVDEWTLLHYTHA, from the coding sequence GTGGACCAGATCACTACAAACCCCATTGTCATCGGCATCGACGCCGGCGGCACCATGACCGACACGATCCTTGTCGATCAGGACGGCCACTTCAAGATCGGCAAGTCGGCGACGACGCCGAAGAACGAGGCCGAGGGCTTCCTCGCCTCTGCGGAGGACGCGGCCGATGCCTGGGGCATCTCGCTGGAGCAGCTGTTTTCCGGCGTCAACGTGGTGCTCTATTCCGGCACCGGCATGCTCAATACGCTGTTGTCGCGAACCGGCCGCCGGCTCGGCCTGATCACCACCAAGGGCCTCGAGGACATGATCCTGATGGGCCGCGGCCTGCAGGCCTGGGCGGATTATTCCTATGCCGACCGCCTGCACGCGGTGACGCACCAGCATCCCAATCCGCTTGTGCCGCGCCGCCGCACCCATGGCGTCACCGAGCGGATCGACCAGTTCGGCGACATCATCCTGCCGCTCTACGAACATGAGGTCGCGACCGCCGCCAGGAAGCTGATCGCCGACAAGGTCGAGGGCATCTGCATCATGACGATCTTCTCGCACGTCAATCCCGTGCACGAGAAACGCATCGCTGAGATCTGCCGCGAGGAGATCGCCAAGGCCGGCGCTGACATCCTCGTCTACACCAGCCACGAGGTGCGTCCGGTCATCCGCGAGCAGTCGCGGCTGAACTCGGTGCTGATCGAGGCCTATGCCACCTCGCGCGGCCGCAAGCAGCTCAAGGGCATCGAGGACGTCGCCAAGAAATACGGCTTCAAATATGGCGTGCAGACGCTGCTGTCCTTCGGTGGCCTGACCTCGATCAACCATCCGCGCCTGCATGAAACCATGATCTCCGGCCCGATCGGTGGCATTCTGGGCGCGGCCTATGTCGGCAAGCTGATCGGCAACGACTCGCTGATCTGCTCGGATATGGGCGGCACCTCCTTCGACATGGGCGTCATCACCCGTGGCCAGACGCGGATCGAGAACGAGCCGCTGATGGACCGCTTCAAGCTCAACGTGCCGACGCTGCATCTCGACACGATCGGCGCCGGCGCCGGCATGATCCTCAAGGTCGACCCGCTGACCAAGAAGGTCTCGCTCGGGCCGGAAAGTGCGGGCTCCGATCCCGGTCCGATCTGCTTTGCCAAGGGCGGCACCGAGCCGACCATCGCCGATTGCGACGCCATCCTCGGCCGCCTCAACCCGCACTATTTTCTCGGCGGCAAGGTCGTGCTGCAGGTCGAGAAGGCGAGGGCAGCCTTCGAGGAGAAATGCTCGCGCCTGCTCGGCGTCGGCGTCGAGGAAGCTGCCGAAGGCATGATCGACATGCTGGAGGCCGACGCCAACAACGCATTGCGCCGCGTCATCTCCGGTCAGGGCATCCACCCCTCGGAGTTCACGCTGCTCTCCTATGGCGGCTCGGGCCCGTTGCATCTGGCCGGCTGCTCCAGGGGCATCGGCTTCAAGGACATCATCACCTTCCAGTTCGCCGCCGCCTTCTCGGCCTTCGGCTGCACCACCGCCGATTTCATGCGCCGCCATTCCGTGTCGACGCAGCACGACATCGGCGCACGCGCCGGCGATGACGAGCTGCTCGCCTTCGGCAAGAAGGTCACCAATGTCTGGGACGATCTGACCAAGGCGGCTGTCGACGAAATGATCGAGGACGGCCATGCGCGCGAAAAGATCAAGACCGTGCCGTTCCTGATGATGCGCTACACCGGCCAGCTCGAGGACGTCGAGGTGATGGCGCCGCTGTCGGCTATTCAATCACCCGATGACATGCGCAAGGTTATCGACGAGTTCGAAGCGGTCTATGCCAAGGTCAACCACCGCGTCTCGCGCTATGGCGAAGCCGGCTTCTCGATCACCGAGCTTGGTCTCATCGCCACGGCCGACAAGGTCAAGCCGGTGCTCTTGAAGCGGCCGCTCGGCAAGTCGGATCCGGCATCCGCCCACAAGGGCGTGCGCGACGCCTATATTGGCGGCCGCTGGCACAAGGCCAATCTCTACGAGATGGACTTGCTGCAGCCCGGTCACGAAGTGATCGGGCCGGCCATCATCGAACATCCCGCCACGACGCTCGTCGTTCACCCGCAGGACCGTGTCCATGTCGATGAATGGACGCTGCTGCACTACACCCACGCTTGA
- a CDS encoding hydantoin utilization protein B, which yields MLDKPASALRIRERLIESERLMEETGCYDGITELQLRNQDPLKFETLHTKLRAYCVSAREMARRISASPGVREVGEMVVAIYTPEGDAIALSNGIMVHVHTMSRFIKWMIRNGYEENPCIRDGDIFANNDAFIGTVQVPDVMDVVPIFHSGKLVGWAGAVCHELEAGGITPGGDVALAQERFTEGLFVCAEKVGENDEIRRDYVIRCERNLRMPIYWVLDEKAKVASCIDMRESVKALIDEIGLDYWMQVSKEFIEEGRRAQLARTRQLTVPGIYRGHTFYGHVTKGKPGYQPLGDPDWLYNMPIEMEITTDGKIIMDFEGTQPWGYHSMNCTPAGMDGGMFVTLTQHMNFEGLVNDGAWMATELKLPHGTWTNPDNEMVATATSWALLLPAYGVFQRLLSRAFIGRGFVEEAFVGQVNSPMIEMGGTSQYGKLFGMAHFECAAAGSGALAIKDGLDTAYVGWNPESDMGNIEIWEQNMPMLYIGRSIVPNSGGAGKYRGGCSFVSTWLVSKTDHLRLVTSEHSSRVFDNGGMCGGYPAPTCQKHRAVRNSNIFELAEKRAPLAHHTGTNPHRSELELRLQGEHVTMEGPYITAPHKTGDVFTHSYNGGGGYGDVLERDPLKTAADVENGYLTKEAAEGIFGIMLDEDEEGYPVANIEATKRHRAEMRARRLAQARPVSEWIASERSRVEKADFAPEVTKMYASAIKLSSRFTREFSDFWNVDAKSIFMPGAKP from the coding sequence ATGCTGGACAAACCCGCCTCCGCGCTGCGCATCCGCGAACGGCTGATCGAATCCGAACGGCTCATGGAAGAGACCGGCTGCTACGACGGCATCACCGAATTGCAGCTGCGCAACCAGGATCCGCTGAAATTCGAGACGCTGCACACCAAGCTGCGCGCCTATTGCGTCTCGGCGCGCGAAATGGCCCGCCGCATCTCGGCGTCGCCGGGTGTCCGCGAAGTCGGTGAAATGGTCGTCGCCATCTACACGCCGGAAGGCGATGCGATCGCGCTCTCCAACGGCATCATGGTGCATGTCCACACGATGAGCCGCTTCATCAAATGGATGATCCGCAACGGCTACGAGGAAAACCCCTGCATCCGCGACGGAGATATCTTCGCCAACAACGACGCCTTCATCGGCACCGTGCAGGTGCCTGATGTGATGGACGTCGTGCCGATCTTCCATTCGGGCAAGCTGGTTGGCTGGGCCGGCGCGGTTTGCCACGAACTCGAGGCCGGCGGCATCACGCCCGGCGGCGACGTGGCACTGGCGCAGGAGCGCTTCACCGAGGGTCTTTTCGTCTGCGCCGAAAAGGTCGGCGAGAACGACGAGATCCGTCGCGACTATGTCATCCGCTGCGAGCGCAATCTCAGGATGCCGATCTACTGGGTGCTCGACGAGAAGGCCAAGGTCGCCTCCTGCATCGACATGCGCGAAAGCGTCAAGGCGCTGATCGACGAGATCGGCCTCGACTACTGGATGCAGGTGTCGAAGGAATTCATCGAGGAGGGCCGCCGCGCCCAACTCGCCCGCACGCGCCAGCTCACCGTGCCCGGCATCTATCGCGGCCACACCTTCTACGGCCACGTCACCAAGGGCAAACCGGGCTACCAGCCGCTCGGCGACCCCGACTGGCTCTACAACATGCCGATCGAGATGGAGATCACCACCGACGGCAAGATCATCATGGACTTCGAAGGCACGCAGCCTTGGGGCTACCATTCGATGAACTGCACGCCGGCCGGCATGGATGGCGGCATGTTCGTGACGCTGACCCAGCACATGAACTTCGAAGGCCTGGTCAATGACGGCGCCTGGATGGCGACCGAGCTGAAACTGCCGCACGGCACCTGGACCAACCCGGACAATGAAATGGTGGCGACCGCCACCTCATGGGCACTGCTTTTGCCGGCCTATGGTGTGTTCCAGCGGCTGTTGTCGCGCGCCTTCATCGGGCGCGGCTTTGTCGAGGAAGCCTTCGTCGGTCAGGTCAACAGCCCGATGATCGAGATGGGCGGCACCAGCCAGTACGGCAAGCTGTTCGGCATGGCGCATTTCGAATGCGCCGCCGCCGGCTCCGGCGCGCTGGCGATCAAGGATGGGCTCGACACCGCCTATGTCGGCTGGAATCCCGAATCCGACATGGGCAATATCGAGATCTGGGAACAGAACATGCCGATGCTCTATATCGGCCGGTCCATCGTCCCCAACTCCGGCGGCGCCGGCAAATATCGCGGCGGCTGTTCTTTCGTCTCGACCTGGCTGGTCAGCAAGACCGATCATTTGCGGCTGGTCACGTCAGAACATTCCTCCCGCGTGTTCGACAATGGCGGCATGTGCGGTGGCTATCCGGCGCCGACCTGCCAGAAGCACCGCGCGGTGCGCAACTCCAACATCTTCGAACTCGCCGAAAAGCGGGCGCCGCTGGCGCATCACACCGGCACCAACCCGCATCGCTCGGAACTCGAACTGCGGCTGCAGGGCGAGCATGTGACGATGGAAGGGCCCTACATCACCGCCCCGCACAAGACCGGCGACGTCTTCACCCATTCCTACAATGGCGGCGGCGGTTACGGCGACGTGCTGGAGCGCGACCCGCTCAAGACGGCAGCGGATGTCGAGAACGGCTATCTCACCAAGGAAGCGGCAGAAGGCATCTTCGGCATCATGCTGGATGAGGACGAGGAAGGTTATCCCGTCGCCAACATCGAGGCCACCAAGCGCCACCGCGCTGAGATGCGTGCCAGGCGGTTGGCCCAGGCAAGGCCGGTATCGGAGTGGATCGCCAGCGAACGCAGCCGTGTCGAGAAGGCCGATTTCGCCCCCGAGGTGACGAAAATGTATGCCAGCGCCATCAAGCTGTCGTCGCGCTTCACCAGGGAATTCAGCGATTTCTGGAACGTCGACGCCAAATCGATCTTCATGCCGGGAGCAAAGCCATGA
- a CDS encoding acetone carboxylase gamma subunit has product MTSYSKEVIADLVAGTLPWPQTRRVMSAYKDDDRFFKYVAVLQNRVGWKDPILLPVSDHLFICQSGDERVTRCECGHSFGDYRKNWKLKAAIIVRNTEESLREIYPNSDIPDPQWMEIREFICPECGTMHEVEAAAPGYPIVHDFQPDLEGFYREWLGKLL; this is encoded by the coding sequence ATGACCTCGTACAGCAAGGAAGTCATCGCCGATCTGGTCGCGGGCACTTTGCCCTGGCCGCAGACGCGCCGCGTCATGAGCGCCTACAAGGACGACGACCGCTTCTTCAAATATGTCGCCGTGCTGCAGAATCGTGTCGGCTGGAAGGATCCGATCCTGCTGCCGGTCTCGGATCATCTGTTCATCTGCCAGAGCGGCGACGAGCGGGTGACACGCTGCGAGTGCGGCCATTCCTTCGGCGACTACCGCAAGAACTGGAAGCTCAAGGCCGCGATCATCGTGCGCAACACCGAGGAGTCGCTACGCGAGATCTATCCCAACAGCGATATCCCCGACCCGCAATGGATGGAAATCCGCGAATTCATCTGCCCGGAGTGCGGCACCATGCACGAGGTGGAAGCGGCAGCGCCCGGCTATCCCATCGTGCACGACTTCCAGCCGGATCTCGAAGGCTTCTATCGTGAATGGCTGGGCAAGCTGCTGTAG
- a CDS encoding beta-hydroxybutyrate dehydrogenase, translating into MTNLAGRAAIVTGGFSGMGFAIATALAEAGANVAVGSYIAPAGADRSDAAYYPGVDEIERVRSTLSAHGTGVHAAHLDVRDSEVTNRFVAEAEAAIGPADILVNAAGTTAEQPVCGHSDALWDKIVDTNLTGAFRATRAVLPGMIGRGWGRIVNIGSTAASVGWKDNPAYCASKAGLLGLTRCVALEGAAHGVTCVMISPTWVETELMRRNVAQVVEREGKGRTAEEAMAEIARGNPQQRMLQPQEIAALAVFLCSDLAKGITMENIQITGGALW; encoded by the coding sequence ATGACAAACCTTGCTGGGCGCGCTGCAATCGTCACCGGCGGCTTTTCGGGCATGGGCTTCGCTATTGCCACGGCCTTGGCCGAAGCCGGCGCCAATGTCGCCGTCGGCTCCTACATCGCGCCTGCCGGCGCCGACAGATCCGACGCCGCCTATTATCCGGGCGTCGACGAAATCGAGCGCGTACGCTCGACCCTCTCGGCCCATGGCACCGGGGTGCACGCTGCCCACCTCGACGTCCGTGACAGCGAGGTCACCAACCGTTTCGTCGCCGAAGCCGAGGCCGCCATCGGTCCTGCCGACATCCTGGTCAACGCGGCCGGCACCACCGCCGAGCAACCGGTCTGCGGCCATTCCGACGCGCTGTGGGACAAGATCGTCGACACCAACCTGACCGGCGCCTTCCGCGCCACCCGTGCGGTGCTGCCCGGCATGATCGGGCGCGGCTGGGGCCGCATCGTCAACATCGGCTCGACCGCGGCCTCCGTCGGCTGGAAGGACAACCCCGCCTACTGCGCCTCCAAGGCCGGCCTGCTCGGCCTCACCCGCTGCGTGGCGCTGGAGGGGGCCGCACACGGCGTCACCTGTGTCATGATCAGCCCGACCTGGGTCGAGACCGAACTGATGCGCCGCAACGTGGCGCAGGTCGTCGAGCGCGAGGGCAAGGGGCGCACCGCGGAGGAAGCGATGGCCGAGATCGCAAGGGGCAACCCGCAGCAGCGCATGCTGCAGCCGCAGGAAATCGCCGCCCTGGCCGTGTTCCTGTGCTCGGACTTGGCGAAGGGCATCACCATGGAAAACATCCAGATCACCGGCGGAGCGTTGTGGTAG
- a CDS encoding exopolysaccharide production protein EXOQ, which yields MKIPKSLLVDPEKNSVYGAFAVAVSIWAFSYSVIFGQVLILAYYAVWLPLILVDYRRFLRQLSSAWLPLLFAAYICFSIFWSQAPGVTARTAVQYLSHIACAYVAARTVSVRTLTLGALIGIFFVMLYSLKVGAYSEDVLDGTYNFVGAFASKNQIGFVGSLGIYFSVVFLAFLRRGRLSFMLTVPVVLLSAYLLVISHSATSMASIPAVLALIALLAMTKLLSRRYRRVIFVVGAGLIVVVAFVALNLGLMDFVLGIFGKDSTLTGRTYLWEQGWNAAQRSPILGVGYAAYWVQGFAEAERLWNEFYITTRTGFHFHNTYVEALVELGFTGAVMISLIMLRTLYGHVSTVIFKAWQAESVVLFGVMVLLLIRSFVEVEILNPYIMGSFLMYFSYFKLARLPVTRTRWAPAFDPADAARGEPAWPRHIGRPAAADPS from the coding sequence ATGAAAATTCCAAAGTCCCTGCTGGTCGATCCCGAGAAGAACTCGGTCTATGGCGCCTTCGCCGTGGCCGTCTCGATCTGGGCGTTCTCCTACTCGGTCATTTTCGGCCAGGTGCTGATCCTGGCCTACTACGCCGTCTGGCTTCCGCTCATCCTTGTCGACTACCGGCGCTTCCTGCGGCAGCTGTCCAGCGCCTGGCTGCCGCTGCTGTTCGCGGCCTATATCTGTTTTTCCATCTTCTGGTCGCAGGCGCCCGGCGTCACAGCCAGAACGGCGGTCCAATATCTCTCCCACATCGCCTGTGCCTATGTCGCGGCGCGCACCGTCAGCGTGCGCACCCTGACGCTCGGCGCGCTGATCGGGATCTTCTTCGTCATGCTCTATTCGCTCAAGGTCGGGGCCTATTCCGAGGACGTCCTTGATGGCACCTACAATTTCGTCGGCGCCTTTGCCTCCAAGAACCAGATCGGCTTCGTCGGCTCGCTCGGCATCTATTTCTCCGTGGTGTTCCTCGCTTTCCTGCGGCGTGGCCGGCTGAGTTTCATGCTGACCGTGCCTGTCGTGCTGTTGTCGGCCTACCTGCTGGTCATTTCGCATTCCGCCACGTCGATGGCCTCGATACCGGCGGTCCTGGCGCTGATCGCGCTTCTGGCCATGACCAAGCTTTTGTCGCGGCGCTATCGCCGGGTGATCTTCGTGGTCGGCGCCGGCCTGATCGTGGTGGTGGCCTTTGTCGCCCTCAATCTCGGGCTCATGGACTTCGTGCTTGGCATCTTCGGCAAGGATTCGACGCTGACCGGGCGGACCTATCTATGGGAGCAGGGCTGGAACGCAGCGCAGCGTTCGCCGATCCTCGGCGTCGGCTATGCCGCCTATTGGGTGCAGGGTTTCGCCGAGGCCGAGCGGCTGTGGAATGAATTCTACATCACCACCCGCACCGGCTTCCATTTCCACAACACCTATGTCGAGGCGCTTGTCGAACTCGGCTTCACCGGAGCGGTGATGATCTCGCTGATCATGCTGCGCACGCTCTACGGCCATGTCTCGACGGTGATCTTCAAGGCATGGCAGGCCGAATCGGTGGTGCTCTTCGGCGTGATGGTGCTGCTGCTCATCCGTTCCTTCGTCGAGGTCGAAATCCTCAACCCCTACATCATGGGCTCGTTCCTGATGTATTTCAGCTACTTCAAGCTGGCGCGGCTGCCGGTCACCCGCACGCGCTGGGCGCCGGCCTTCGACCCGGCGGATGCGGCAAGGGGCGAGCCAGCCTGGCCCCGGCATATCGGTCGTCCTGCGGCCGCCGACCCGTCATGA